The genomic DNA AATATCTTCGATTACCCGTTTATTATAATGTTCGGTAGAACCGGCAGTATGTGGTGTAATGATGACATTTTCCATATCCCATAAAGGACTATTTTCACCTAGTGGTTCTGTTTCAAAGACGTCCAGCCCGGCACCAGCAATTTGCCCGTCTTGTAGCGCCTGAATAAGTTCCGCTTCATTTACAACTTCACCGCGCCCGATATTAATAAAAAATGCCGAAGGTTTCATCAGCACAAATTGCTCTTTTCCAAATAAATGGCGTGTATCTTTTGTAAGAGGCAATGTTACGACAACGTAATCACATTTTGGGAGAATAGAATTGAGATGGTCTGTTGTGAACATTTCATCGACAAATTCTTCAGGCCTGCCTGAGCGGCGCACACCTAAAACAGTCATACCAAATGCTTTTGCAATTTTTGCTGTTTCTTTCCCGATCGCACCCACTCCGATAATTCCGACCGTTTTTTGATGCATTTCAAGTTTTAGACCGGAATGGTGCCACGTTTTCGATTGCTGATTTTTTATATAGGTGTGAATTTTTCTCGTTAATGCAAGCATTAGAGCAAGTATGGTCTCAGAAATAGGATATGCGTGCACTCCGTTGGCACTAGTTAGTAAAATTTTTCTTTCTGCTAATTTTTCTAACGGAAGGTCATCAACACCCGCACTCCAGCTCTGCAGCCAGCGAAGATTAGAATTTATCTCAATGCTTTCCTCCATTTCTTTTTTCCAGCCGGCG from Bacillus methanolicus MGA3 includes the following:
- a CDS encoding D-2-hydroxyacid dehydrogenase, which encodes MQKRKLVITHNLDECLTQKIKETVTEWDVVIGKDRTIWQNHLKDAEIIAGWKKEMEESIEINSNLRWLQSWSAGVDDLPLEKLAERKILLTSANGVHAYPISETILALMLALTRKIHTYIKNQQSKTWHHSGLKLEMHQKTVGIIGVGAIGKETAKIAKAFGMTVLGVRRSGRPEEFVDEMFTTDHLNSILPKCDYVVVTLPLTKDTRHLFGKEQFVLMKPSAFFINIGRGEVVNEAELIQALQDGQIAGAGLDVFETEPLGENSPLWDMENVIITPHTAGSTEHYNKRVIEDIFIPNLKNYLEGKTPTINLVDYEKGY